A genome region from Arachidicoccus soli includes the following:
- a CDS encoding peptide MFS transporter codes for MAQTLTLDEIQSFKGKYPKQIWYMFLVEMWERFCFYGMRGVLTIFMVDQVTGGLGLSEKNANLKYGTIQAFVYAFTFLGGMFADKILGFKRSLVFGALVMITGNFIIAANPHNLFYIGITCSVIGTGFFKPNITSMVGQLYREGDERRDAGFSLFYSGINLGALLGGFLCVYLGKSPQFGWAYAFIASGTVMIIGLITFLLTKKYIKPIGNKPDEEENLHIVDIENTLQKVEADTISVKKNAWWKEYAVYAGALLSIPIILILIKNANFTTIFMYVIGIAAISYFLFEVYRQKEEGAKSKLFAAFIFIFFYFVFETFFEQAGGSLAIFADKNVSHTMFNAIHIDPNIVNNVANSFFDVILGVLMGLMWMWMARKKAEPNTIIKFGLSFILMAVSYYIFFFLRYTADADGLNSSLGIFTLAYFVISVSEICLSPIGMSIVTKLSPKKLHGVMIGFWFLASAYGQYGAGLLGAAMSSGTKTVPAHMATAGEIIHQNLDRLMNYTAGYRQMAYISLAAGILLIVCAPLIKKLMRGVR; via the coding sequence ATGGCTCAAACACTAACTTTAGATGAGATACAGAGTTTTAAAGGCAAGTACCCCAAACAGATTTGGTACATGTTTCTTGTAGAAATGTGGGAACGTTTCTGTTTTTATGGAATGAGGGGTGTACTCACTATTTTCATGGTAGACCAGGTTACTGGAGGTCTGGGACTTTCTGAAAAAAATGCAAATCTAAAATACGGCACCATTCAGGCTTTTGTGTACGCCTTTACCTTTTTAGGGGGTATGTTTGCCGATAAAATTTTAGGGTTTAAACGATCTCTTGTTTTTGGTGCATTGGTAATGATTACAGGTAATTTTATTATTGCGGCAAATCCACATAATCTATTTTATATTGGTATCACTTGTAGCGTTATTGGAACAGGTTTTTTCAAACCCAATATTACCTCCATGGTGGGACAACTATACAGAGAAGGTGATGAAAGAAGGGATGCGGGATTTAGCCTATTTTATTCCGGAATTAATTTAGGGGCCTTGCTTGGCGGTTTTCTTTGCGTGTATTTGGGCAAGTCTCCACAATTTGGTTGGGCATATGCTTTTATCGCTTCAGGGACAGTAATGATTATAGGGTTAATCACCTTTTTATTGACCAAGAAATATATTAAACCTATTGGGAACAAACCAGATGAGGAAGAGAATTTACATATTGTGGATATTGAAAATACTTTGCAGAAGGTAGAAGCAGATACCATTTCCGTGAAAAAGAACGCTTGGTGGAAAGAATATGCGGTGTATGCAGGCGCACTGTTAAGTATTCCAATCATTTTAATTTTGATAAAGAATGCCAATTTTACAACAATATTTATGTATGTAATTGGTATTGCAGCAATAAGTTATTTTTTGTTTGAGGTCTATAGGCAAAAAGAAGAAGGGGCTAAGTCAAAATTATTTGCAGCATTTATTTTTATCTTTTTTTATTTTGTGTTTGAAACTTTTTTTGAACAAGCAGGGGGCTCTCTTGCAATTTTCGCCGATAAGAATGTATCGCACACAATGTTCAATGCTATCCATATTGATCCCAATATTGTAAATAACGTCGCAAATTCATTCTTCGATGTAATTCTTGGCGTGTTAATGGGGCTTATGTGGATGTGGATGGCCCGGAAAAAAGCAGAGCCGAATACAATTATCAAATTCGGTCTTAGTTTTATTTTGATGGCAGTTTCCTATTATATTTTCTTCTTTTTAAGATATACTGCAGATGCGGATGGTTTAAATTCTTCCTTGGGTATTTTCACGTTGGCTTATTTTGTTATTTCGGTATCTGAAATCTGCTTGTCTCCAATCGGCATGTCTATTGTAACCAAACTCTCGCCTAAAAAATTGCACGGTGTAATGATAGGATTTTGGTTTTTGGCAAGTGCTTATGGACAATATGGTGCAGGATTGTTGGGCGCTGCTATGTCTTCCGGAACAAAAACGGTACCTGCACATATGGCAACTGCAGGAGAGATTATACACCAAAACCTTGATAGGTTAATGAATTATACTGCAGGTTATAGACAAATGGCTTACATTTCATTAGCTGCAGGCATTTTATTAATTGTTTGCGCTCCTTTAATCAAAAAGTTGATGCGTGGAGTAAGATAA
- a CDS encoding ABC transporter ATP-binding protein, translating into MQVTLNNIIPIPLKENLSKRPSDVWHSQIQFEKGCRVKIKAPSGTGKTTLVHYLYKMRSDYEGTVLWDNKDIQEIHGDELAVRRQQSISVIFQDLRLFTNLTARENIELNRVLQKPFYESHVIEEMADRLGITHILGQPAGICSYGEQQRIAIIRALVQPFSILVMDEPFSHLDKRNSEKAAVLIEEECAKRGAGLILTDLDEDEYFNYTTLSNL; encoded by the coding sequence ATGCAAGTTACATTGAATAATATTATTCCTATCCCACTCAAAGAAAATTTGAGCAAACGTCCGTCAGATGTGTGGCACAGTCAAATTCAGTTTGAAAAAGGCTGCCGCGTAAAAATAAAAGCGCCGAGCGGAACAGGAAAAACTACCTTGGTTCATTATCTATATAAGATGCGTTCTGATTATGAAGGGACAGTTCTTTGGGATAATAAAGACATACAAGAAATTCATGGTGATGAACTTGCGGTACGCCGGCAACAAAGTATAAGTGTGATATTTCAGGACCTTCGATTGTTTACAAATCTTACAGCAAGAGAAAATATCGAGTTGAATCGTGTGTTGCAAAAGCCATTTTATGAAAGTCATGTAATTGAAGAAATGGCTGATAGACTCGGTATTACACATATTCTGGGACAGCCAGCGGGCATTTGCAGCTACGGTGAGCAGCAGCGTATTGCTATTATACGTGCATTGGTACAACCATTTAGTATCTTGGTGATGGATGAACCCTTTAGCCATTTGGATAAAAGAAATTCTGAGAAAGCGGCAGTCTTAATTGAAGAAGAATGCGCTAAGCGTGGTGCAGGTCTTATTCTAACCGACTTGGATGAAGATGAATATTTCAATTATACTACATTAAGTAACTTATAG
- a CDS encoding mandelate racemase/muconate lactonizing enzyme family protein → MQFAHLFIQQVEIYQSPIKLKEPFVISLGAFHYAENIVIIIRTKEGVVGFGECSPFMSINGESLETCYVVAQYLAKILIGKNALDIEDCSLSMNKVIYSNNSIKSAFDMALYDIAAQNAMQPLYAFLGGNKNKTLFTDYTVSIGEAKKMARDALKIKEQGFQVIKIKLGHSGEKDVERIKLIRDAIGMEIPLRIDANQGWEVDEAIYTLEALGKYNIQHAEEPIARWDYMQLPAIKKKSPIKIMADESCCDHHDAKRLIDLEACDYFNIKLGKSSGIFDALKIIKLAEARAIKIQVGGFLESRLAFTAAAHLALVSEQIIHCDFDTPLMFVEDPVEGGITYSNKGVISIPETAGLGATMSEKYLNKLAKIILR, encoded by the coding sequence ATGCAATTCGCCCATCTTTTCATACAACAAGTAGAGATTTATCAATCGCCTATCAAACTGAAAGAACCCTTTGTCATTTCTTTGGGGGCTTTCCATTATGCAGAAAATATTGTCATCATTATTCGCACAAAAGAAGGTGTTGTTGGTTTTGGGGAATGTAGCCCCTTTATGAGTATCAACGGGGAAAGTTTGGAAACTTGTTATGTGGTTGCTCAGTATTTAGCAAAAATACTAATCGGGAAAAATGCATTGGATATTGAAGATTGTTCTTTATCAATGAACAAAGTAATCTATTCCAACAATAGTATCAAAAGTGCTTTTGATATGGCATTATACGATATTGCGGCACAAAATGCGATGCAACCTTTGTATGCTTTTTTGGGCGGAAATAAAAACAAAACATTATTTACTGATTATACTGTAAGCATTGGCGAAGCAAAAAAAATGGCGCGTGATGCCTTAAAAATAAAAGAGCAGGGTTTTCAAGTTATTAAAATAAAACTCGGTCATTCAGGAGAGAAAGATGTAGAACGAATTAAGCTGATCAGAGATGCAATAGGAATGGAAATCCCCTTAAGAATAGATGCTAACCAGGGTTGGGAAGTGGATGAAGCAATCTATACTTTAGAGGCTTTAGGAAAATACAATATCCAACACGCAGAGGAACCAATTGCCCGTTGGGATTATATGCAGCTTCCTGCCATTAAAAAGAAAAGCCCCATTAAAATAATGGCCGATGAATCTTGTTGTGATCATCACGATGCAAAACGTTTGATAGATCTAGAGGCCTGCGATTACTTCAATATCAAATTGGGGAAATCTTCCGGCATTTTTGATGCTTTAAAAATTATTAAACTAGCGGAAGCGCGCGCAATTAAAATTCAAGTCGGCGGTTTTTTAGAGTCCAGATTAGCATTTACAGCAGCAGCACATTTGGCGCTAGTGAGCGAACAAATAATTCATTGCGACTTTGATACACCTTTGATGTTTGTAGAAGACCCTGTTGAAGGGGGAATTACTTACAGTAATAAAGGGGTAATCTCAATTCCGGAAACTGCGGGCTTAGGCGCAACAATGAGTGAAAAATATTTAAATAAGTTGGCTAAAATTATCCTTCGTTAA
- a CDS encoding electron transfer flavoprotein subunit alpha/FixB family protein, with translation MSVLIYIDHTEGQIKKGSLEALSYGAALARKLNTTAEALLLGTVKEELSTLGKYGIAKIHQAADESFNAADAQVIANAVSAAVSASGANVVIFSFNATGVAVAPRLAASLKAGLVAGAVALPETENGFIVKKTVFSGKASAKVKINSAVKIISLNANSFGIHEMGDTTAEINIVDITPTENKVKVLSTELIKGEVPLAEAEIVVSGGRGLKGPENWYLISDLAHELHGAIACSRPVADDGWRPHHEHVGQTGVQVAPNLYIAIGISGAIQHLGGVNRSKTIVVINKDADAPFFKAADYGIVGDAFEVVPKMIEAVKKLKG, from the coding sequence ATGTCAGTTTTAATATATATAGACCATACAGAAGGACAAATAAAAAAAGGCTCTTTGGAGGCCTTGTCTTATGGCGCTGCTTTAGCTAGAAAATTAAACACAACAGCAGAAGCATTATTACTCGGTACGGTTAAAGAAGAGCTTAGTACTTTAGGCAAATATGGTATTGCAAAAATTCATCAAGCAGCCGACGAGAGTTTTAATGCCGCCGATGCGCAAGTGATTGCCAATGCAGTGTCTGCAGCTGTTTCGGCGAGTGGTGCCAATGTGGTTATTTTTTCATTTAATGCGACAGGGGTTGCTGTTGCACCAAGATTAGCAGCTTCTTTAAAAGCTGGATTAGTGGCAGGCGCAGTGGCTTTACCTGAAACTGAGAACGGGTTTATAGTTAAGAAAACCGTCTTTTCCGGGAAAGCATCAGCTAAAGTAAAAATAAATTCGGCCGTTAAAATTATTTCACTGAACGCTAATAGTTTCGGCATTCATGAAATGGGAGATACAACAGCCGAAATAAATATTGTAGACATTACTCCTACAGAAAATAAAGTGAAAGTTCTTTCTACGGAACTGATAAAAGGTGAAGTGCCTTTAGCCGAAGCAGAAATAGTGGTAAGTGGAGGCCGTGGACTAAAAGGTCCTGAAAATTGGTATCTGATTTCCGATTTGGCACATGAATTACATGGGGCAATTGCTTGTAGCCGCCCAGTTGCTGATGATGGTTGGAGACCGCACCATGAACACGTGGGACAAACCGGTGTACAAGTGGCGCCTAACTTATATATTGCAATTGGCATTTCTGGAGCTATTCAACATTTGGGTGGTGTAAACCGGAGTAAGACAATTGTCGTAATTAATAAAGATGCAGATGCACCTTTCTTTAAAGCAGCAGATTATGGTATTGTCGGAGATGCTTTTGAAGTAGTGCCTAAAATGATTGAAGCTGTAAAAAAATTGAAAGGATAA
- a CDS encoding electron transfer flavoprotein subunit beta/FixA family protein — protein sequence MKILVAISKVPDTTAKITFKDGGTKFNEDGVQWIINPYDEWYALVRAVELKEAAADTIIHLVTVGDASSDAILRKVLALGGDEAIRVNAIPGDSFSVASEIAAVAKEGNYDLIFTGKEAIDYNASAVGGMLAELLNLPYVATATKFEISGNTATIVREIEGGEETDEASLPLVVSCAKGMAMQRIPNMRGIIGARSKPLKVVEPTSVESLTEVVGFELPPVKTGVKLVDADNVDELVRLLHEEAKVI from the coding sequence ATGAAAATTTTAGTGGCCATTAGCAAAGTGCCGGATACCACAGCAAAAATTACCTTTAAAGATGGCGGCACCAAGTTTAATGAAGATGGTGTACAATGGATTATCAATCCTTACGATGAGTGGTATGCACTAGTTCGTGCAGTAGAATTGAAAGAGGCTGCAGCCGATACAATCATACATTTAGTGACTGTTGGAGATGCATCTTCTGATGCCATTTTACGCAAAGTATTGGCACTTGGTGGAGACGAAGCTATTCGTGTAAATGCTATTCCCGGGGATAGTTTCAGTGTTGCCTCAGAGATTGCAGCTGTTGCAAAAGAGGGTAATTATGATTTGATCTTTACAGGCAAAGAAGCCATTGACTATAATGCTTCCGCAGTAGGAGGTATGCTGGCAGAATTGTTGAATCTTCCTTATGTTGCCACAGCAACCAAATTCGAGATAAGCGGCAATACGGCAACAATTGTTCGTGAAATAGAGGGTGGAGAAGAAACTGATGAAGCGTCATTGCCTTTGGTGGTGAGTTGTGCCAAGGGGATGGCAATGCAACGCATTCCTAATATGCGTGGTATAATAGGCGCTAGAAGTAAACCCTTAAAAGTAGTAGAGCCTACATCTGTAGAGTCTTTGACTGAAGTAGTTGGTTTTGAATTGCCACCGGTAAAAACAGGTGTAAAATTGGTAGATGCCGACAACGTAGATGAATTGGTAAGATTATTACACGAAGAAGCAAAAGTGATTTAA
- a CDS encoding IS110 family RNA-guided transposase, which yields MQQVKALDFTGKTIFCGIDVHKISWSVCLSMENRILKRFSQGPYPMDLNSTLNRLYPGANYKAVYEAGFCGFYPQRIMTSLGIDCIVVNPADVPTMDKEKKQKSDRVDCGKLAKSLSANQLNPIYIPSIQQQDDRCIVRSYKKFVRDQTRCKNRISQMLFFQGMTPSLDKNTRIVYWSKNYVEKLKKLKMNTEEARKALDLLVESYENTRGLVLKTTKEMRQMAKSDRYKNQIALIRSVPGIGEIGALLFLTEIGNFNRFHGIDHLASYIGLIPNTKSSGENENIGAITNRSNSKLRDVLIEASWIAIRIDPAMTLFFSDYCKRMQKNKAIIKIAKKLLARVRFVMIHQTPYITSIMCNKGSE from the coding sequence ATGCAACAAGTTAAGGCTTTAGATTTTACCGGCAAAACAATTTTTTGCGGAATTGATGTTCACAAAATCTCATGGAGCGTGTGCCTATCCATGGAAAACAGAATCCTTAAACGCTTCTCACAAGGGCCTTACCCAATGGATCTCAATTCTACACTAAACAGGCTTTATCCAGGAGCAAATTATAAAGCAGTTTATGAGGCTGGCTTTTGTGGTTTTTACCCACAAAGAATTATGACTAGCCTGGGAATCGACTGTATCGTTGTTAATCCGGCGGATGTACCAACAATGGATAAAGAAAAAAAACAAAAATCTGATCGTGTGGACTGTGGAAAGCTGGCTAAGAGCTTAAGCGCTAATCAACTAAATCCTATTTACATTCCAAGCATACAGCAACAGGATGATCGCTGTATTGTGCGTAGTTACAAGAAGTTCGTTAGAGATCAGACTAGATGCAAAAACAGAATATCACAGATGCTCTTTTTCCAAGGAATGACGCCCAGTTTGGACAAAAATACAAGAATTGTATATTGGTCTAAGAATTATGTTGAAAAACTAAAGAAGCTTAAGATGAATACAGAAGAGGCAAGAAAAGCCTTAGATCTGCTCGTTGAAAGTTATGAGAACACCCGTGGTCTCGTTCTAAAAACAACAAAAGAAATGCGACAGATGGCCAAGTCGGATAGATATAAAAATCAAATAGCGCTTATTAGAAGTGTTCCTGGGATAGGAGAAATAGGCGCATTACTGTTTTTAACTGAGATTGGTAATTTTAATCGTTTCCACGGGATTGATCATCTTGCATCATATATCGGCCTTATTCCTAACACAAAGTCAAGCGGAGAAAATGAGAATATTGGAGCAATAACAAACCGGTCCAATAGCAAGTTAAGGGATGTCCTAATTGAGGCAAGCTGGATAGCTATTAGAATTGACCCTGCGATGACCCTATTCTTTTCGGACTATTGCAAAAGAATGCAAAAGAATAAGGCTATCATAAAGATAGCCAAAAAACTTCTTGCAAGGGTCAGATTTGTAATGATTCACCAAACGCCATATATCACATCCATTATGTGCAATAAGGGAAGCGAATGA
- a CDS encoding carboxymuconolactone decarboxylase family protein, with translation MESRMKNPALVLGVNPAIQTMMGSIYQSGISVELLEYVGLRVGQINNCELCIGEAIVKSKDNPSTRDRIEQVLNWKKSGAFKEDEEVALELTEAITYLKEKYDSVPDELWEKVEKHFEEKERAGLILFISIMNMFTRLNVATRQVQADWE, from the coding sequence ATGGAATCAAGAATGAAAAACCCGGCACTGGTTTTAGGTGTCAATCCGGCAATTCAAACTATGATGGGCTCCATTTATCAAAGCGGCATTTCGGTTGAATTACTTGAATATGTTGGCTTGAGAGTTGGGCAAATCAATAATTGTGAATTATGCATTGGAGAAGCGATTGTAAAATCCAAAGACAACCCTTCAACAAGAGATAGAATTGAACAGGTTTTGAATTGGAAAAAATCTGGAGCTTTTAAGGAGGATGAAGAGGTAGCCCTCGAGCTGACAGAAGCGATTACCTATTTGAAAGAAAAGTATGATTCGGTCCCTGATGAACTTTGGGAAAAAGTTGAAAAACATTTTGAAGAAAAAGAAAGAGCCGGCTTAATATTGTTTATTAGCATTATGAATATGTTTACACGTTTAAACGTTGCGACAAGACAGGTTCAAGCTGATTGGGAATAA
- a CDS encoding Crp/Fnr family transcriptional regulator, with translation MTDFIKYCNEISPIDDKAKDELLQCVKFQKFKKGDRVLRPGQVCKHFYFIHGGLLKLFFYNDDKEFIMHFFSEEMFFTELSSYVTGNASKYILEALETTEIYSIHKNDIQALCKTHHCMEALFSKLFSFASIGMMKRISEMLEENGASRYNNFIKEKDSLIQRISLGDLACYLGITQVSLSRIRAKK, from the coding sequence ATGACTGATTTTATAAAATATTGTAATGAGATTTCACCTATTGACGATAAAGCAAAAGATGAGCTGTTGCAATGTGTAAAGTTCCAAAAATTTAAAAAGGGGGATAGGGTTTTAAGGCCCGGACAAGTATGTAAGCATTTTTACTTTATACATGGCGGGCTACTAAAATTATTTTTTTATAATGATGATAAAGAGTTTATAATGCATTTTTTTAGTGAAGAAATGTTCTTTACAGAATTAAGTAGTTATGTAACCGGGAATGCATCGAAATACATTTTAGAAGCATTAGAAACTACTGAAATTTATTCTATTCATAAAAATGACATTCAGGCACTTTGCAAAACCCATCATTGTATGGAAGCGCTGTTTAGTAAATTATTTTCATTTGCATCAATTGGAATGATGAAAAGGATAAGTGAAATGCTCGAAGAGAATGGTGCCAGTAGATATAATAATTTTATTAAAGAAAAAGACTCTTTAATACAAAGAATTAGCCTTGGAGATTTAGCTTGCTATCTTGGCATTACACAAGTTTCTTTGAGCCGAATTAGAGCCAAGAAATGA
- a CDS encoding tetratricopeptide repeat protein: MDRVEKLLEFLNASPNDNFLRHALAMEYLKAGKEKEAQQLLEAVLKDCPEYVGSYYQLAKLLEKNGETEKAVFWYERGMEYAKKANERHTYNELQSALDELIY; this comes from the coding sequence ATGGATAGAGTAGAAAAACTATTAGAATTTTTGAATGCCTCGCCAAATGATAATTTTTTGCGGCATGCTTTGGCAATGGAATATTTGAAAGCCGGGAAAGAAAAGGAAGCGCAACAACTGCTAGAAGCGGTTCTTAAGGATTGTCCGGAATATGTGGGCTCCTATTATCAATTGGCAAAATTACTAGAGAAAAATGGCGAGACAGAGAAAGCTGTATTTTGGTATGAACGTGGAATGGAATATGCCAAGAAAGCCAATGAACGTCATACTTATAACGAACTGCAATCAGCATTGGATGAATTGATTTATTAA
- a CDS encoding ABC transporter ATP-binding protein, producing MNILSLNNISKRYGAIIALNRVSFDVPDGSIFGILGPNGSGKTTLLSIITDVLRADEGGFTLFEKAATPELRKHTGTLLETPNFYHYLSAKKNLEITANIKGKGLQQIDEVLKRVELYERRNSKFSTFSLGMKQRLAIAAALLGNPKLLILDEPTNGLDPNGIADIRNLIKSLAEEGQTIVMASHLLDEVEKVCTHVAIIKRGNLLAAGHVNDVLKNDDSIEVAAESMEQLKDVLEKMNGFTSMESKENMILIHAEPGKISPMDVNKFCFENGITLTHLSIHKKTLEAKFLEITN from the coding sequence ATGAATATATTATCTCTTAACAATATTTCTAAAAGATATGGTGCAATCATCGCACTTAACAGAGTTTCTTTTGACGTTCCGGATGGCAGTATTTTCGGCATTCTCGGTCCAAACGGAAGTGGGAAAACAACTTTATTAAGCATCATTACCGATGTATTACGGGCAGATGAAGGCGGATTTACGCTGTTCGAAAAAGCTGCAACACCGGAATTACGTAAACATACAGGCACGCTTTTAGAAACACCTAATTTCTACCATTACTTATCTGCTAAAAAAAATTTAGAAATTACTGCAAACATTAAAGGGAAAGGACTGCAGCAAATTGATGAAGTATTGAAACGTGTAGAATTATATGAAAGGCGCAACAGTAAATTCAGTACATTTTCATTAGGGATGAAACAGAGATTGGCTATCGCTGCCGCATTATTGGGTAATCCTAAATTATTGATTTTAGACGAACCTACCAACGGCTTGGATCCCAATGGAATTGCTGACATTCGCAACTTAATTAAAAGCCTTGCTGAAGAAGGGCAAACCATTGTAATGGCTAGTCATCTATTAGATGAGGTAGAAAAAGTATGTACGCATGTTGCTATCATCAAAAGGGGAAACTTATTGGCAGCAGGCCATGTAAACGATGTGCTGAAAAATGATGACTCAATTGAAGTAGCCGCAGAGAGTATGGAACAACTAAAAGATGTTTTAGAAAAGATGAATGGATTTACTTCTATGGAATCAAAGGAGAATATGATTCTTATTCATGCTGAACCAGGAAAAATTTCGCCTATGGACGTAAATAAATTTTGTTTTGAAAACGGGATAACGCTTACTCATCTCAGTATCCATAAAAAAACATTAGAAGCGAAATTCTTAGAAATCACCAATTAA
- a CDS encoding ABC transporter permease, whose product MWNNLKIEWLKIRSYRTFWVLLILFIVSLIGVNYMTYEFKVSMKTPQAANAIIGNPFGFPDVWQTVTYLCSYLLFLPGLLMVILITNEYNFRTHRQNVIDGLSRFQFAAVKIVMAILLALLATIVAAIIALFTGYIAGTSFDSENSIYLLYFLIQAITYTLSGCLFGFLLKRSGIAIALFFLYVMFIKNLLTIILNKYLDGIGNYFPIKSSDNLIPMPFLHSITKQFLDAPDIPLLIIFSMLYLVAFYYIIVKKYKTQDL is encoded by the coding sequence ATGTGGAATAATTTAAAAATCGAATGGCTCAAAATACGTAGTTATCGTACGTTCTGGGTATTACTCATACTTTTTATTGTCTCTTTAATTGGCGTCAATTATATGACTTATGAGTTCAAAGTATCGATGAAAACGCCGCAAGCCGCCAATGCAATTATCGGCAACCCATTTGGCTTTCCGGACGTATGGCAGACAGTTACATATCTATGTAGTTATCTATTGTTTTTACCCGGATTACTGATGGTCATTTTAATTACCAATGAATATAACTTCAGAACACATCGGCAAAATGTAATTGACGGATTAAGCAGGTTTCAATTTGCTGCCGTAAAAATCGTTATGGCGATTTTGCTTGCTTTATTAGCAACGATAGTGGCAGCTATTATTGCCCTTTTTACTGGATATATTGCAGGCACTTCCTTTGACTCAGAAAATAGCATTTACTTACTGTACTTTCTGATTCAGGCAATCACTTATACTTTAAGTGGTTGTCTTTTTGGTTTTTTATTGAAACGCTCGGGCATTGCTATTGCCTTATTCTTCTTATATGTGATGTTTATCAAAAATCTATTAACCATTATTCTAAATAAATATTTAGATGGAATAGGCAATTATTTCCCGATAAAAAGTTCAGATAACCTAATACCGATGCCATTTCTGCATAGCATCACCAAGCAATTCTTAGATGCCCCAGATATTCCTTTATTGATTATTTTCAGCATGTTATATCTGGTGGCATTTTATTATATCATTGTGAAAAAATATAAGACACAGGATCTGTGA
- a CDS encoding UDP-2,3-diacylglucosamine diphosphatase: protein MANISPNKKIYFLSDFHLGAPDYEKSLLREKKILAFLNSIQGNAEEIFILGDMFDFWYEYKKVVPKNFVRLLGKLGEISDSGIKIHFFIGNHDMWMNGYFEEELNIKVYKEPQIFEYNGKKMLIGHGDGLGPGDKSYKFLKKIFRNKFCNWLFGQLHPTWGIGLANYFSRKSREKTGEANAEWLGEENEWLVIYAKEILQKQHIDFFIFGHRHYPVDMALNEKSHYINLGDWITNFTYAVFDGEEIILKKWER from the coding sequence ATGGCAAATATCTCTCCAAACAAGAAAATATATTTTCTCTCCGATTTTCATTTGGGCGCGCCTGATTATGAAAAAAGTTTATTGCGGGAAAAGAAAATCCTGGCTTTTTTAAATAGTATTCAAGGTAATGCGGAAGAAATCTTCATTCTCGGAGATATGTTTGATTTTTGGTATGAATACAAAAAAGTAGTGCCAAAAAATTTTGTAAGATTACTCGGGAAGCTCGGTGAAATCAGCGATAGCGGCATAAAAATCCACTTCTTTATTGGTAACCACGATATGTGGATGAATGGTTATTTTGAAGAAGAGTTAAATATAAAAGTTTATAAAGAGCCACAAATATTTGAATATAATGGGAAGAAAATGTTGATTGGTCACGGCGATGGTTTGGGTCCGGGTGACAAAAGCTATAAATTTTTAAAGAAAATATTCAGAAATAAATTTTGTAACTGGTTATTTGGTCAATTACACCCCACCTGGGGAATAGGCTTGGCCAATTATTTTAGCAGAAAAAGCAGAGAGAAAACAGGTGAGGCAAATGCTGAATGGTTAGGCGAAGAGAATGAATGGTTGGTTATTTATGCTAAAGAGATTTTGCAAAAGCAACATATTGATTTTTTCATTTTTGGACACCGGCATTACCCGGTTGATATGGCTTTAAATGAGAAAAGTCATTATATAAATTTGGGAGATTGGATTACCAATTTTACTTATGCAGTATTTGATGGAGAAGAGATAATTCTAAAGAAATGGGAAAGATAA